One window of the Camelina sativa cultivar DH55 chromosome 1, Cs, whole genome shotgun sequence genome contains the following:
- the LOC104708970 gene encoding uncharacterized protein LOC104708970 codes for MSPKRRSDPRRHPFLFGAACLTHSRFKEMLVNSWDESKTTLEALQGLERTLWKWNREVFGDVQRKKKVLMRELTEVQLELDIVQTDVCLALEVELLKKFDLVLKQEEIIWFQKSREKWFALGYRNTKFVHTSTIIRRRRNKIDILKNDAGQWMSNAVELEGLATTYYQWLYSLEDVDPVVERLPDEGFLRVPTEHQDALTKPFS; via the coding sequence ATGTCACCAAAGAGGAGAAGTGATCCGAGGAGGCACCCATTTCTTTTCGGAGCAGCTTGTTTGACACATTCGAGGTTTAAAGAGATGTTGGTTAACTCTTGGGATGAGAGCAAGACAACTCTGGAGGCGCTTCAGGGTTTGGAGAGGACCTTATGGAAGTGGAATAGGGAAGTTTTTGGAGATGTTCAAAGGAAAAAGAAGGTATTGATGAGGGAACTAACAGAGGTCCAGTTGGAGTTGGATATTGTGCAGACAGATGTTTGTTTAGCCCTTGAGGTAGAGCTTCTAAAGAAGTTTGACTTAGTTCTGAAGCAAGAAGAGATCATCTGGTTTCAGAAGTCCAGAGAGAAATGGTTTGCACTTGGTTATCGCAATACCAAGTTTGTCCATACCTCGACTATCATTCGTAGGAGGAGGAACAAGATAGATATTCTGAAGAATGATGCAGGTCAGTGGATGTCGAATGCAGTGGAGTTGGAGGGGCTGGCTACAACTTATTATCAGTGGTTGTACTCTTTAGAAGATGTTGATCCTGTGGTGGAGCGGCTGCCTGATGAGGGTTTTCTGCGAGTGCCTACTGAACACCAAGATGCTTTGACTAAGCCTTTCTCATAG
- the LOC104708961 gene encoding uncharacterized protein LOC104708961, translating to MANTMSNHNAPQPPRSLMKQHSWSPDMNREEAWLRKKKKRPSGDLFCRSKSVTNDDIEELKGCFELGFGFETESPDLNPRLSQTIPALDLYCAVHRQYSNHLSRTSSFASEHEVSNSNSTTTIVDKGDDRKTMKQKLKQWAKVVGFSVRHSSGKIK from the exons atggcCAATACAATGTCGAACCACAACGCCCCACAGCCGCCGAGATCACTAATGAAGCAGCACTCGTGGTCACCAGACATGAACCGCGAGGAGGCTTGGCTtcgtaagaaaaagaaacggcCATCAGGAGATCTCTTTTGTCGCAGCAAGAGCGTTACGAACGACGATATCGAGGAGCTTAAAGGCTGCTTCGAGCTTGGGTTTGGGTTTGAGACAGAATCACCTGATTTGAATCCAAGGCTCTCTCAAACAATACCCGCTCTCGATTTGTATTGCGCCGTTCATAGACAGTACAGCAACCATTTGTCTCGTACGTCTTCATTCGCGTCAGAACATGAAGTCAGCAACTCCAACAGCACCACGACAATCGTCGACAAAG GTGATGACCGGAAGACGATGAAGCAGAAGCTTAAACAATGGGCTAAGGTGGTAGGGTTTTCAGTGCGGCACTCCTCCGGGAAAATAAAGTGA
- the LOC104792814 gene encoding uncharacterized protein LOC104792814: protein MSNHNQPQPPKPLMKQQSLPAEVNRDEAWLRMKKRHPSDRLRRSKSCITNDDIEELKGCFDLGFGFEPDSPDFSPRLSKTIPALDLYTAIHRQYNNHLSRTSSSASEPHVSNSSTMTIVNKGDDGKMMKKKLKQWAKVVACSARHSSGKPN from the exons ATGTCGAACCACAACCAGCCACAGCCGCCAAAACCTCTGATGAAGCAACAGTCTTTGCCAGCGGAGGTAAACCGCGACGAGGCTTGGCTGCGGATGAAGAAGAGGCATCCATCTGATCGCCTTCGTCGCAGCAAGAGCTGCATCACAAACGACGATATCGAGGAGCTTAAAGGCTGCTTCGACCTAGGGTTTGGGTTTGAGCCAGATTCTCCTGATTTTAGTCCGAGGCTCTCCAAAACAATCCCAGCTCTGGATTTGTACACCGCAATTCACAGACAGTACAACAACCATTTGTCTCGGACCTCGTCATCAGCGTCGGAACCTCACGTCAGCAACTCTAGCACCATGACTATTGTCAACAAAG GTGATGAtggaaagatgatgaagaagaagctgaaacaaTGGGCTAAGGTGGTCGCGTGTTCGGCGAGGCACTCCTCCGGCAAACCAAATTGA
- the LOC104792805 gene encoding ferredoxin--nitrite reductase, chloroplastic, translating into MTSFSLTFTAPLLPSSKPKRSVLVAAAQTTAPAESTASVDADRLEPRVELKDGFYILKEKFRKGINPQEKVKIEREPMKLFMENGIEELAKKSMEELDSEKSSKDDIDVRLKWLGLFHRRKHQYGKFMMRLKLPNGVTTSAQTRYLASVIRKYGVDGCADVTTRQNWQIRGVVLPDVPEILKGLASVGLTSLQSGMDNVRNPVGNPIAGIDPEEIVDTRPYTNLLSQFITANSQGNPDFTNLPRKWNVCVVGTHDLYEHPHINDLAYMPATKDGRFGFNLLVGGFFSPKRCEEAIPLDAWVPADDVLPLCKAVLEAYRDLGTRGSRQKTRMMWLIDELGVEGFRAEVEKRMPNGKLERGSSEDLVNKQWERRDYFGVHPQKQEGLSFIGLHVPVGRLQADDMDELARLADTYGSGELRLTVEQNIIIPNVETSKTEALLQEPFLKNRFSPEPSILMKGLVACTGNQFCGQAIIETKLRALKVTEEVERLVSVPRPIRMHWTGCPNTCGQVQVADIGFMGCLTRGDEGKPVEGADVYVGGRIGSDSHIGEIYKKGVRVTDLVPLVAEILIKEFGAVPREREENED; encoded by the exons AtgacttctttctctctcactttcaCAGCTCCTCTCCTCCCTTCTTCCAAACCCAAAAGATCCGTTCTTGTCGCTGCAGCTCAGACCACCGCTCCTGCCGAATCCACCGCATCCGTCGACGCAGATCGGCTTGAGCCAAGGGTTGAGTTGAAAGATGGGTTTTATATTCTCAAGGAGAAGTTTCGCAAAGGGATCAATCCTCAGGAGAAGGTTAAGATCGAGAGAGAGCCAATGAAGCTGTTTATGGAGAATGGTATTGAAGAGCTTGCTAAGAAGTCAATGGAAGAGCTTGATAGTGAAAAGTCTTCTAAAGATGATATTGATGTTAGACTCAAGTGGCTTGGTCTCTTCCACCGTAGAAAGCATCAGT atgGTAAGTTTATGATGAGGTTGAAGTTACCAAATGGTGTGACTACAAGTGCACAGACTCGGTATTTAGCGAGTGTGATTAGGAAGTATGGTGTAGATGGTTGTGCTGATGTGACAACTAGACAGAACTGGCAGATCCGTGGTGTTGTGTTGCCTGATGTGCCTGAGATCTTGAAAGGTCTTGCTTCTGTCGGGTTAACGAGTCTTCAAAGTGGAATGGATAATGTTAGGAACCCTGTTGGGAATCCTATAGCTGGGATTGACCCGGAGGAGATTGTTGATACTAGGCCTTACACGAATCTTCTTTCTCAGTTTATCACTGCTAATTCTCAAGGCAATCCAGATTTCACCAACTT GCCAAGAAAGTGGAATGTGTGTGTGGTGGGGACTCATGATCTCTATGAGCATCCACATATCAATGATCTAGCGTACATGCCTGCCACTAAAGATGGCCGGTTTGGATTCAATTTGCTTGTTGGAGGATTCTTTAGTCCCAAAAGATGTGAAGAAGCTATTCCTCTTGATGCTTGGGTACCTGCTGATGATGTTCTTCCACTCTGCAAAGCTGTTCTAGAGGCCTACAGAGATCTTGGAACTCGAGGAAGCCGACAGAAGACAAGAATGATGTGGCTTATCGATGAACTT GGTGTTGAAGGATTTAGAGCTGAAGTAGAGAAGAGAATGCCAAATGGGAAACTTGAGAGAGGATCTTCAGAGGATCTTGTGAATAAACAATGGGAGAGGAGAGACTATTTTGGAGTCCACCCTCAGAAACAAGAAGGTCTTAGCTTCATTGGCCTTCATGTTCCGGTTGGTAGGCTACAAGCTGATGACATGGATGAGCTTGCTCGGTTAGCTGACACCTACGGCTCAGGGGAGCTTAGACTCACGGTAGAGCAAAACATCATTATCCCAAATGTGGAAACCTCGAAAACTGAAGCTTTGCTTCAAGAGCCGTTTCTCAAGAACAGGTTCTCACCTGAGCCATCTATCCTTATGAAAGGCTTAGTTGCTTGTACTGGTAACCAGTTTTGTGGACAAGCTATCATCGAGACAAAACTAAGAGCTTTAAAAGTGACAGAAGAAGTAGAGAGACTTGTATCTGTGCCAAGACCGATAAGGATGCATTGGACAGGATGTCCCAACACTTGCGGACAAGTCCAAGTTGCAGATATCGGGTTTATGGGATGCTTGACACGTGGTGATGAAGGAAAGCCAGTTGAGGGAGCCGATGTGTATGTCGGGGGACGTATAGGAAGTGACTCGCATATAGGAGAGATCTATAAGAAAGGTGTTCGTGTCACGGATTTGGTTCCATTGGTGGCTGAGATCCTAATCAAAGAGTTTGGTGCCGTgcctagagagagagaagagaatgaagATTGA